The genomic stretch GATCAGCTGTTGACATCACTTTTGGAATTTCTGTAAACAGGGGCTCCGGAAGTTTAAAATAATCTTTCCCGGTTACATAATTAAAGCGTTCAGCAATATTTCTGGTCAACTCAAGATGTTGTTCCTGATCCTTTCCGACAGGCACGAAATCTGCTTTATAAATCAGGATGTCTGCTGCTTGCAATACTGGATATATAAACAAACCAGCTGAAACAAAAAGGTCTTTATCTTTTTCCTTTATTTGTTGTGTTTTGTCTTTGAATTGGGTCATTCTGCTGAGCTCTCCATAACTACACATACATGATAAAATCCAGCACAATTCTGCGTGTTCGGGCACCAAAGATTGAATAAATAAATTTTCGGGCTCTACCCCACATGCCAACAAATTGATCGCTAAATCCCAGACATTTTCTTTGAGCTTAATCGGATTATAAGGCATCGTCATGGCGTGATAATCGACGATGCTATAAATGCAATCATATTCTTTTTGCAACTCAACCCAATTCTGAATGGCACCAAAATATCTTCCAAAATGCAATTTACCGGTAGGCTGTATTCCACTAAGGATAATTTTTCTTGCAGTTTCCATATGATTTTTTTCTATCTTAAATTTAATGTGATTTAGTCTGGTAGTCTGATAGTCTGGTAGTCTGGTAGTCTGTTAGTCTGTTAGTCTGTTAGTTTGGTTTGTAAGCATGGATGTTTGAAAGTTTACTTTATATCAGGACTCCATCCTCCATTCTCCTTGTTCCATAATCTATACTCCATCATCCATCCTCCATCCTCTTTATTCCAAATTCTCATTCATTTCTATTCAATCGCATAAAACTGCCAACTGAATATTGGCAACTGGTCATTAAAATCCGGCAATACAGCTGATTTCAATATTTACAAACCTGGGCAATTCTGCCACCTGAACCAGTTCTCTGGCAGGCGGTGCTTCGCCCGGGAAATAAGTATTATAAACAGCATTGATGGCACTGAATTGATTGATATCCTTTACGAATACAGTGCATTTCAGAACATTTGAATAATCCATTTCAGCTGCTTTTAAGATGGCACCTATATTGTCGAGGACCCTATGCGTTTCTTCCTGGATTGTGGATGTACACAAATCTCCCGATTTAGGATCTAATGCGATCTGACCTGATACGTAAAGACATTTTTCAAAGAGGATAGCTTGACTGTAGGGACCTATCGGTTTTGGGGCATCGGTGGTTAAAATTACTTTTTTCATGATGACTTATTTAAATGCAAAAAGCTCCACATAATATTATGGGAGCTTTTCAGATATTGATTATAATTTTGATCAGGCTTGTTCGGCCGGAGCTTCTGCAGCAGCACCCTTAATGACTACATTTCCTTTGTAGTACATACTGCCCTCATGCCAAAATGCATGGTGCATAATATGCGTTACACCTGTGGTTTTACAAGTAGCTAATTGCGGGGTCTCAGCTTTATAGTGAGTTCTCCTCTTTCTTTTGCGTTGTTTGGAGTGCCTCCATTTAGGATTTGGCATAACTTAATAATTTAATTCTCTTTTAATTTTTTTAATGCATCCCAGACCGTTTCCTCTGATTGAAAATCGTCTGCAGATTGAATTCTACTTAAAATGTCTTTGTCACAAGGTGGACTTTCCATCTGACCACAATTTATAGTTTGGGTGATGGGCAAGGATAAGCAGATGTAATCATAAAATATACCTGCCATTTTTAATTCCACTTCCCCTGGACTAAGACAAATCAAACTCGGATCCGATACTACTTCAAGTGAGGTTTTTACGTAAAGTTGGTATTGCTGGTTGACTGGAATTTCAATATTTGCCAGGCAACGGTCACAAACTGATTTATAACTTCCTTCAATATTAAGCTGAAATGAAGACAAATCATCTTGTTTATCCAATTCCATACTTACTTTAAACACTCCCTTCCGGATAGGACTGGCTTCGAAATGTTCAAAAAAAGAACTATCCAAAGTCCAATTGAACCGATGTATGCCGTTTCGCAAACTTTTTAGCGGAACCGCATATACTCGAAAAGAATCCATAACCGGCTTTTGAAAAACGGATTGCAAAGATATAAAAATTTGATTTATAGCTAAAAGGAATATGAAAAACCTTAACAAACGATTTGAGCAATTCTATAATTTCCAAACTGGAATAGTGTAATTTATACCTTTAATTTTAATATAATATATACCTTGTTTATAATCATTAAGTAATATATTATTAAAATATATATTTTTATTGATAAGCCTGCCCAAAAAATCGTAAATCCAAATTTCAGTGCCATTTTCAATGCCTTTTAAACTTACTTGCGATTGAAATGGATTCGGAAATGCAGAAATTTCGCGATTTTTAATGTTGATTTCT from Saprospiraceae bacterium encodes the following:
- the trpS gene encoding tryptophan--tRNA ligase; amino-acid sequence: METARKIILSGIQPTGKLHFGRYFGAIQNWVELQKEYDCIYSIVDYHAMTMPYNPIKLKENVWDLAINLLACGVEPENLFIQSLVPEHAELCWILSCMCSYGELSRMTQFKDKTQQIKEKDKDLFVSAGLFIYPVLQAADILIYKADFVPVGKDQEQHLELTRNIAERFNYVTGKDYFKLPEPLFTEIPKVMSTADPLKKMSASAGDKHFIDLFGDPDQIRKQIRSAVTDAGEINTKQLSPGVENLFMLLKASDKNSFQSLMVDYENGNLPYSSLKDRVADALIEIARPIQDKKTKLLSNKKEIKELIKKSSTNIRKRAAQTVMEVKSLTGIG
- a CDS encoding RidA family protein — translated: MKKVILTTDAPKPIGPYSQAILFEKCLYVSGQIALDPKSGDLCTSTIQEETHRVLDNIGAILKAAEMDYSNVLKCTVFVKDINQFSAINAVYNTYFPGEAPPARELVQVAELPRFVNIEISCIAGF
- the rpmF gene encoding 50S ribosomal protein L32 encodes the protein MPNPKWRHSKQRKRKRRTHYKAETPQLATCKTTGVTHIMHHAFWHEGSMYYKGNVVIKGAAAEAPAEQA